The Egibacteraceae bacterium genome includes a window with the following:
- a CDS encoding histidine phosphatase family protein: MADPHAPVEYRQHRFRLPPGAADLLLVRHGESQPARLGEPFDTVDGQADPPLDPRGHTEGARVADRLVGEDVAAIYVTPLRRTAQTAAPLAARLGLEPRVVPELREVHLGEWEGATFRARVAEGHPIARQLFAEERWEVIPGAESGEAFAARVRAGITRIAAAHPDQRVVVYTHGGVIGMVVGLATGGRPFAFVGADNGSLTHLVVSAPPGRSLHDRHTPHSRASPPHAPAIRVSAHHPDTGGSPDAGAAGAPAHWTLRRFNDTGHLATDLDRPTQPLT, translated from the coding sequence ATGGCCGACCCCCACGCCCCGGTCGAGTACCGCCAGCACCGCTTCCGGCTGCCGCCCGGCGCCGCGGACCTGCTGCTGGTGCGCCACGGCGAGTCGCAGCCCGCCCGGCTCGGCGAGCCGTTCGACACCGTCGACGGCCAGGCCGACCCGCCGCTTGACCCGCGCGGGCACACGGAGGGCGCGCGCGTCGCCGACCGCCTCGTCGGCGAGGACGTCGCGGCGATCTACGTCACCCCGCTGCGCCGGACGGCGCAGACGGCTGCGCCGCTGGCCGCTCGGCTCGGCCTGGAGCCCCGGGTCGTGCCGGAGCTGCGGGAGGTCCACCTCGGCGAGTGGGAGGGCGCCACGTTCCGCGCCCGGGTGGCCGAGGGTCACCCGATCGCCCGGCAGCTGTTCGCTGAGGAGCGCTGGGAGGTGATCCCGGGCGCGGAGTCCGGGGAGGCCTTCGCGGCGCGGGTGCGGGCGGGCATCACCCGCATCGCCGCCGCCCACCCCGACCAACGCGTCGTGGTGTACACCCACGGCGGGGTCATCGGGATGGTGGTCGGGCTGGCGACCGGCGGACGGCCCTTCGCGTTCGTGGGGGCGGACAACGGCTCGCTGACCCACCTCGTGGTGTCAGCACCTCCAGGGCGGTCGCTGCACGACCGCCACACCCCGCACAGCAGAGCATCGCCTCCGCACGCTCCGGCGATTCGCGTGTCAGCCCACCACCCCGACACGGGCGGGTCGCCTGACGCCGGCGCGGCGGGCGCGCCGGCCCACTGGACCCTGCGCCGGTTCAACGACACCGGCCACCTCGCCACCGACCTGGATCGCCCGACCCAGCCGCTCACCTGA